In one window of Candidatus Lernaella stagnicola DNA:
- a CDS encoding phosphatase PAP2 family protein: MLYELDLRLFELINRGFTAKGLDWLAVALQDPWWLWVPLGAFAAYLLVKGGRQGRWFVLAAVVAVVLTDVFCAQVLKPLIGRPRPTIALEGVRMLLGRKSGFSMPSNHAANIAAAALLFSIRYRRLAPVFVIVALAVGWSRVYAGVHYPLDVLLGYAIGAVFAALTMMAKDSLAKRFETRSPNNVATGRQNN; the protein is encoded by the coding sequence TTGCTTTACGAACTAGACCTACGGCTATTTGAGCTGATCAACCGTGGGTTCACCGCCAAGGGCTTGGATTGGCTGGCGGTGGCGCTGCAGGATCCGTGGTGGCTGTGGGTTCCTCTCGGCGCCTTTGCCGCGTACTTGCTCGTCAAGGGTGGGCGGCAGGGGCGCTGGTTTGTCTTGGCGGCGGTCGTTGCCGTCGTATTAACCGACGTATTTTGCGCCCAGGTTCTAAAACCGCTGATCGGCCGGCCGCGGCCCACCATCGCTCTGGAAGGTGTGCGCATGTTGCTGGGGCGCAAGAGCGGTTTTTCGATGCCTTCCAACCACGCCGCCAACATTGCCGCGGCGGCTCTTTTGTTTTCCATACGTTATCGAAGGCTCGCACCGGTGTTCGTGATCGTTGCACTGGCGGTAGGTTGGAGCCGGGTTTACGCGGGCGTACATTATCCGCTCGACGTGTTGCTCGGCTACGCGATCGGGGCGGTCTTCGCCGCGTTGACGATGATGGCCAAGGACTCACTGGCAAAGAGATTTGAAACGCGAAGTCCCAATAATGTCGCAACCGGTAGGCAAAATAATTGA
- a CDS encoding Do family serine endopeptidase — protein MHLHRYLLVIALFVSMIAAFGLVACQSADKADDGATAGAGKKTPNVLEAPKQPPAQAAPTLGFSDVAEEAVKGVVNISSTKVVKTPSRNSPFSHDPFFRRFFGNRFPDQVPRERRERSRGSGVIIATDGYILTNNHVVEDATEVLVVLYDQREFVAQIVGTDPKSDVAVLKIDATDLDPLTLGRSADLRLGEVVLAIGNPFGLSHTVTQGIVSALGRARVGIADYEDFIQTDAAINPGNSGGALVNTRGELVGINTAIASMTGGYQGVGFAIPVDMARVIMDSLVQHGRVERGYLGVLIQDVRQDMVDQFGLKKPRGAIIADVLKEGPADEAGLQRGDVVIEMDGLNIQDSTHLRNLISQKHPDDKVELLVVRDRTRRNITITIGRHPDDAAAVPTSTPDQEPVSDRVTLSGLTAVTLSPALANRFQLPADARGVMIVDVEKDSPAAAAELQTGDLIMELNRMPVASAADLDAAVKNVKRKKLLLLINRAGTTTFVVLRAK, from the coding sequence GTGCATTTACATCGCTATCTACTTGTTATTGCTCTGTTTGTTTCGATGATCGCGGCCTTCGGCCTCGTGGCGTGCCAGTCCGCCGACAAAGCGGACGACGGCGCAACAGCCGGCGCCGGCAAGAAAACGCCGAACGTTCTTGAAGCGCCCAAGCAACCGCCGGCGCAAGCCGCGCCCACGCTGGGTTTTTCCGACGTCGCGGAAGAAGCCGTCAAAGGCGTAGTGAATATCTCCTCGACCAAAGTCGTCAAAACCCCGAGCCGCAATTCGCCCTTTTCCCACGATCCGTTTTTCCGGCGCTTTTTCGGCAACCGCTTTCCCGACCAGGTGCCCCGCGAACGCCGCGAGCGCTCCCGCGGTTCCGGCGTGATCATCGCCACCGACGGCTACATCCTAACCAACAACCACGTCGTGGAAGACGCGACCGAAGTGCTCGTCGTCCTTTACGATCAGCGCGAATTCGTCGCCCAGATCGTCGGCACCGACCCCAAATCCGACGTCGCCGTACTCAAAATCGACGCCACGGATCTCGACCCGCTCACCTTGGGTCGCTCGGCCGACCTGCGGCTGGGTGAAGTGGTGTTGGCCATCGGCAACCCCTTCGGCCTTTCACACACCGTGACGCAGGGGATCGTCAGCGCCCTCGGCCGCGCGCGGGTGGGCATCGCCGACTATGAAGATTTCATCCAGACCGACGCCGCTATCAATCCCGGCAATTCCGGCGGCGCGCTGGTCAATACCCGCGGTGAACTCGTGGGCATCAACACGGCCATCGCCTCGATGACCGGCGGCTATCAAGGCGTTGGCTTCGCCATTCCCGTCGACATGGCCCGCGTCATTATGGACAGCCTCGTGCAGCACGGTCGCGTCGAGCGCGGCTACCTCGGCGTGCTCATTCAGGACGTGCGGCAGGATATGGTCGATCAATTCGGCCTGAAAAAACCGCGCGGCGCGATCATCGCCGACGTACTTAAAGAGGGCCCCGCCGACGAAGCCGGGCTCCAACGCGGTGACGTCGTGATCGAAATGGACGGCCTGAACATTCAGGACTCCACGCACCTTCGTAATCTCATTTCGCAAAAGCACCCCGATGACAAAGTGGAACTGCTCGTCGTGCGGGACCGCACCAGGCGCAACATCACCATCACCATCGGCCGGCATCCCGATGACGCCGCCGCCGTGCCCACCAGCACACCGGATCAAGAGCCGGTCAGCGACCGCGTCACCCTGAGCGGGCTAACCGCCGTGACGCTCTCCCCGGCGCTCGCCAATCGTTTTCAATTGCCCGCCGACGCCCGCGGCGTCATGATCGTAGACGTTGAAAAAGACAGTCCTGCCGCCGCCGCCGAGCTGCAAACCGGCGATCTGATCATGGAACTCAACCGCATGCCGGTCGCCTCGGCGGCTGACTTGGACGCGGCCGTGAAAAACGTGAAGCGAAAAAAGCTTCTGCTGCTCATCAACCGAGCGGGTACGACGACCTTCGTTGTGCTGCGCGCCAAGTAA
- a CDS encoding M28 family peptidase produces MRKFNAKRAVDYARRLSFPRLVGTPAEPEARRIVQNWLAELGLQPKEDAFHFFPMLPFGMLRVLLGAGLLLLIIHRLLLSSVPWFGALFGLVLPLVARKLWARYRRAAAEKLYDRRAEHPFVAAVTPGAGWQLRSSNIVADLPCRGEPVERLVLSAHTDSKSQNMSIVTRAVCSILFTLGVFVLPLATTPALFWPAWLLGLPGVIWWTFWALAVLSGVVLLTLKVANESPGAVDNAGACGVLMETAQALVADPPAGVAVRVLFTGAEELGLAGGYHYVRGLAEEPEWREATYLNFEGVGLGTKIWLATGTGPDKLRQAAAERAVEFAEQVSAAAGVKTKRLGRLVGGEADHIPLVEAGLAAVTLMFSGPNGTKIHTAGDRPELIQESSLAAAGEIVLAAIRRLEKSR; encoded by the coding sequence GTGCGAAAATTCAACGCGAAACGGGCTGTGGACTACGCTCGCCGACTATCCTTCCCGAGATTGGTCGGGACTCCCGCCGAACCCGAGGCTCGCCGAATCGTGCAAAACTGGCTGGCCGAATTGGGACTGCAACCGAAAGAAGACGCCTTTCACTTCTTCCCCATGTTGCCCTTCGGCATGCTGCGCGTGTTGCTCGGCGCCGGCCTGCTCCTGTTGATCATCCACCGACTGTTGCTCAGCTCCGTCCCCTGGTTCGGAGCTTTGTTCGGCTTGGTCCTGCCGCTGGTCGCCCGCAAACTGTGGGCCCGATACCGGCGCGCCGCGGCCGAGAAACTGTACGACCGCCGGGCGGAACACCCTTTCGTCGCCGCTGTGACTCCGGGAGCCGGGTGGCAACTGCGCAGCAGCAATATCGTCGCCGACCTACCCTGTCGCGGCGAACCGGTCGAGCGCTTGGTCCTTTCGGCGCACACGGACTCCAAAAGTCAAAACATGTCGATCGTCACCCGCGCCGTGTGCTCGATCCTTTTCACGCTGGGCGTATTCGTCTTGCCCCTGGCCACGACGCCCGCGCTGTTTTGGCCCGCCTGGTTACTCGGCTTGCCCGGAGTGATCTGGTGGACATTCTGGGCCCTGGCTGTGCTTTCCGGTGTCGTATTGCTCACGCTGAAGGTCGCCAACGAATCACCCGGCGCGGTCGACAACGCGGGCGCTTGCGGCGTGCTGATGGAAACCGCGCAGGCCTTGGTCGCGGACCCGCCCGCCGGTGTGGCGGTGCGTGTGCTGTTCACGGGAGCGGAGGAACTGGGCTTGGCCGGCGGTTACCACTATGTGCGCGGGCTGGCCGAGGAGCCCGAATGGCGCGAGGCGACGTATCTGAACTTCGAGGGTGTCGGGCTGGGCACGAAAATATGGCTTGCCACGGGCACGGGACCGGATAAACTCCGTCAAGCGGCGGCCGAGCGGGCCGTAGAATTCGCCGAACAGGTCAGCGCCGCGGCGGGTGTAAAAACCAAGCGCCTGGGGCGTCTGGTCGGTGGTGAGGCGGATCACATTCCGCTCGTGGAGGCGGGGCTGGCGGCGGTGACGCTGATGTTTTCCGGCCCGAACGGGACGAAAATTCACACCGCCGGTGATCGGCCTGAGTTGATCCAGGAGTCTTCGCTGGCCGCGGCGGGCGAAATCGTGCTGGCGGCGATACGTCGTCTGGAAAAATCGAGGTGA
- a CDS encoding choice-of-anchor L domain-containing protein, with the protein MKRWSKLAWLFVAVFAIFALTGCDAAEDAAEKALEELTDYDWELTEEDFEDLSGVNTPFGWDFIFAVNLEDAELAEQIDGSFSVDISPLEDFGLDFGDFDNQIMIGKVAAKGDTGGNGLRYANKILIDGGEIKLDGESIDVLGASVGSSGPGWYAAYHARNAVGFVKGMVTDCDGNAPPANTVLVLASKGPFFTFAAGNGSWALPSVDGAPAAVNFDAGDCTGSDSAPVTDEENPKDPEETPPQSQLEDGVNTNIVDAGETDLGNDDDPDPGAPSSGYYFEFDDEDTGWASTGDCFAQVTNAGDDYDYLFPAGADTDKSFGFISSGSPTAGGLQSCTVTRTFMVPDDTDTFVVSFDFLSQEYKEWVGSPYNDIFTVIIQGEYDYVVNRTVNGPNNWEFISNGGVIGTIADSVDAGPNAADSTPGETNGGNAFDGHLKWNGENDNTPRGDGNDDNVNGYIAEYGVEPGATITVLITVSDVADAIYDSAGVIDYVGFE; encoded by the coding sequence ATGAAACGGTGGAGTAAACTCGCGTGGCTTTTCGTGGCGGTATTTGCCATTTTCGCGCTTACGGGCTGCGATGCGGCCGAAGATGCGGCCGAAAAAGCACTCGAAGAACTAACGGATTACGATTGGGAATTGACCGAAGAAGATTTTGAAGACCTGTCGGGCGTGAATACGCCCTTTGGTTGGGATTTCATCTTCGCAGTCAATCTTGAAGATGCTGAATTGGCCGAACAGATCGACGGATCTTTTTCCGTCGACATTTCGCCGCTGGAAGACTTCGGGTTGGACTTCGGCGACTTCGACAACCAGATCATGATCGGCAAGGTCGCGGCCAAAGGCGACACCGGCGGCAACGGTCTGCGTTACGCGAACAAAATCTTGATCGATGGCGGTGAAATCAAACTCGACGGCGAGAGCATTGACGTGCTCGGCGCCAGCGTGGGCTCCAGTGGTCCGGGCTGGTACGCGGCGTATCACGCACGCAACGCCGTGGGCTTCGTCAAGGGCATGGTCACCGATTGCGACGGCAACGCGCCGCCCGCCAACACGGTGCTCGTGCTCGCCTCCAAGGGCCCCTTCTTCACTTTCGCGGCGGGCAACGGCAGTTGGGCTCTGCCCAGCGTGGATGGCGCCCCGGCCGCGGTGAATTTCGACGCCGGCGATTGCACGGGTAGCGACAGCGCCCCGGTCACCGACGAAGAGAACCCGAAGGATCCCGAAGAGACCCCGCCGCAAAGTCAGCTTGAAGACGGTGTGAACACGAACATCGTCGACGCCGGCGAAACTGATCTGGGCAACGACGACGATCCGGATCCCGGCGCGCCCAGCAGCGGCTACTACTTCGAATTCGACGACGAAGACACCGGTTGGGCGTCCACCGGCGATTGCTTCGCGCAGGTTACCAACGCCGGCGACGACTACGACTACCTGTTCCCGGCCGGCGCGGACACCGACAAATCCTTCGGCTTCATTTCCAGCGGTTCGCCCACGGCGGGCGGCCTGCAGAGCTGCACGGTGACGCGCACCTTCATGGTGCCCGACGATACCGATACCTTCGTGGTTTCCTTCGACTTCCTGAGCCAGGAATACAAGGAATGGGTCGGCTCGCCGTACAACGATATCTTCACCGTGATCATTCAGGGTGAGTACGACTACGTCGTGAATCGTACGGTCAACGGTCCGAACAATTGGGAATTCATAAGCAACGGCGGCGTGATCGGCACCATCGCCGACAGCGTCGACGCGGGTCCCAATGCAGCCGATTCGACACCGGGCGAGACCAACGGCGGCAACGCCTTTGACGGTCACCTGAAATGGAACGGCGAGAACGACAACACGCCGCGTGGTGACGGCAACGACGACAACGTCAATGGTTACATTGCTGAATACGGCGTCGAGCCGGGTGCGACGATCACGGTGCTGATTACTGTCAGCGACGTGGCCGACGCGATTTACGACAGCGCGGGCGTCATCGACTACGTCGGTTTCGAATAA
- a CDS encoding aldehyde ferredoxin oxidoreductase N-terminal domain-containing protein, whose protein sequence is MLKEMSVYLDDKRVETSAFDQGAGFGKALAARRIMEADSPDDTVYFSGFTPLAATGLGFAGKLNVYGISLLGGNLQGSRSGGLITRYLTRQGIAGIGVVGQSETPLLLHVDAGGEAALRPLAEYGEDIVGTYALAEAIYRRHGNNVGMAITDPASMGFLFNAILCNARPGDPPHRVAGRGTTRFGSNGLVGIVVERSAEVRHGMEFDKARLAETLRALHKAKWNTNLTGSDDPEQPLLGGTYGAAAKGRFDGGHGLTNLFRAAHLPPEHYAAVLPESLVRDQIRLAEEHGLKISRHSCLPGCPNKCSQVVILPDNGEYKVFKAGEWETYQGVLNLGLFADVLPFTTWVTQHSNDHAYDHIEGLVTLAAFALATETKADTGVRYGDTESMRRLLHEAIAGDTERGRLFRRGAAAVEEFYGLPRHFTVGGHALPFHNGRSMLQTGVGLSWTYGRHGECCAGPGRHNFLDQPYDPTDHALPADTHVLNTMHGIAMYGAVDELGMCFFIGPSLDTLVDCERILAAAGRPFEVGDMVRVSAALIRDIHDFNKSRGVEIQALPQVFYDQPTHGNAQSEDEAVCFNVPFEAVRDTGAKVLEEVAAGKQTIPDRLLTASRARYE, encoded by the coding sequence ATGCTCAAGGAAATGTCGGTTTATCTGGATGACAAGCGCGTTGAGACAAGTGCGTTCGACCAGGGCGCCGGTTTCGGCAAAGCGCTGGCGGCGCGGCGGATCATGGAGGCCGATTCGCCGGATGACACCGTGTATTTTTCCGGATTCACGCCGTTGGCGGCGACGGGGCTGGGCTTCGCCGGGAAGCTCAACGTGTACGGCATCAGTTTGCTCGGCGGCAATCTGCAAGGCAGTCGCAGCGGCGGGCTGATCACCCGGTACCTGACGCGGCAGGGAATCGCGGGGATCGGCGTAGTCGGTCAAAGCGAAACACCGCTGCTGCTGCACGTGGACGCCGGGGGCGAAGCGGCACTGCGCCCGCTCGCGGAATACGGCGAGGACATCGTCGGCACGTACGCGCTGGCCGAGGCGATCTATCGCCGCCACGGTAACAACGTGGGCATGGCGATCACCGATCCCGCATCCATGGGCTTTTTGTTCAATGCGATTCTCTGCAATGCCCGGCCCGGCGACCCACCTCATCGCGTGGCGGGGCGCGGCACGACGCGCTTTGGCAGCAACGGTTTGGTGGGGATCGTCGTGGAGCGATCGGCGGAGGTTCGGCATGGGATGGAGTTCGACAAGGCGCGTTTAGCCGAGACGCTGCGGGCGTTGCATAAAGCGAAGTGGAACACCAACCTGACCGGCTCCGACGACCCCGAACAACCGCTGTTAGGCGGCACGTATGGCGCGGCGGCAAAGGGTCGGTTCGATGGCGGGCACGGGCTGACGAATCTTTTTCGCGCGGCCCACTTGCCGCCCGAGCATTACGCGGCGGTGTTGCCCGAGTCGCTGGTGCGCGACCAAATTCGCCTGGCCGAAGAGCACGGGCTCAAGATCAGTCGTCACTCCTGTCTGCCGGGTTGCCCGAATAAATGCAGCCAGGTGGTGATCTTGCCGGACAACGGCGAGTACAAAGTGTTCAAAGCGGGCGAATGGGAAACCTATCAGGGCGTGTTAAACCTGGGCCTGTTTGCCGACGTGCTGCCCTTCACGACGTGGGTGACGCAACATTCCAACGATCACGCCTACGACCACATCGAAGGGTTGGTGACGCTGGCGGCTTTCGCGTTGGCCACCGAGACGAAGGCCGATACCGGCGTGCGTTACGGCGATACCGAATCCATGCGGCGCTTGTTGCACGAAGCGATCGCCGGTGACACCGAGCGAGGCCGGCTGTTTCGTCGGGGCGCGGCGGCGGTGGAGGAATTCTACGGCCTGCCGCGGCATTTCACGGTCGGTGGTCACGCGCTGCCCTTCCACAACGGGCGCAGCATGCTGCAGACCGGCGTCGGCTTGAGTTGGACCTACGGTCGACACGGCGAGTGTTGCGCGGGACCCGGCCGGCACAACTTTTTGGACCAGCCTTACGATCCGACCGATCACGCGCTCCCGGCGGATACGCACGTGTTGAACACGATGCACGGCATAGCGATGTACGGCGCGGTCGACGAACTGGGCATGTGCTTTTTCATCGGCCCGAGCCTCGACACGCTCGTGGATTGCGAGAGAATTCTGGCCGCGGCCGGCCGGCCCTTCGAAGTGGGAGACATGGTGCGCGTTTCGGCGGCGCTCATCCGCGACATCCATGACTTCAACAAGTCGCGCGGCGTGGAGATTCAAGCCTTGCCGCAGGTGTTTTACGACCAGCCGACCCACGGTAATGCGCAGAGCGAAGACGAAGCGGTCTGTTTCAACGTGCCGTTTGAAGCGGTACGCGACACCGGTGCGAAGGTGCTCGAGGAAGTGGCCGCCGGGAAGCAGACGATTCCGGATCGTCTACTGACGGCCTCGCGGGCGCGATACGAATAA
- the bamD gene encoding outer membrane protein assembly factor BamD yields the protein MRLAKKLPNRLLFIALCCAIWLALASCGPRFEDMSAAEISSYAQDRFENKKYSDAIDAYEALIDLYPFSMYVTLAELGLADAEFARKRWIEAEAAYDAFAKRHPNHDKIDHAIYHSGMCSYEQKLAIDRDQTQTQKAESNLSKVVSQYPDSSYYAEARLHLKEVRNDLAKRERYVAKHYWRDKEYYAAYKRYERIFRLFSDTDYYEEALYYGARCLINLDENRQAERLLDQLLRRFPDGKYADDAKDLLAETD from the coding sequence GTGCGTTTGGCCAAAAAGTTACCGAATCGACTTCTTTTTATCGCCTTGTGCTGCGCGATCTGGCTGGCGCTTGCCTCATGCGGGCCCCGTTTCGAGGATATGTCGGCGGCGGAAATCAGCTCCTACGCTCAGGATAGATTCGAAAATAAGAAATACAGTGATGCCATCGACGCGTACGAAGCGTTGATCGACTTGTATCCCTTCTCGATGTACGTCACGCTCGCTGAATTGGGCCTCGCCGACGCCGAATTCGCCCGCAAACGGTGGATCGAAGCCGAGGCCGCGTACGACGCTTTCGCCAAACGGCACCCCAACCACGATAAAATCGATCACGCGATTTATCATAGCGGAATGTGCAGCTACGAGCAGAAACTGGCGATCGACCGCGATCAAACCCAAACTCAAAAAGCCGAAAGCAATCTCTCGAAGGTTGTTTCGCAATACCCCGACAGCAGCTACTACGCCGAGGCCCGACTGCACCTCAAAGAAGTGCGAAACGACCTGGCCAAGCGCGAACGGTACGTGGCCAAACATTACTGGCGCGACAAGGAATACTACGCCGCCTACAAACGTTACGAGCGAATTTTCCGCTTGTTTTCCGATACCGATTACTACGAGGAAGCGCTGTATTACGGCGCGCGCTGTTTGATCAACCTGGACGAAAATCGCCAGGCAGAGCGCTTG
- a CDS encoding helical backbone metal receptor, translating to MKLRWWLPLLLIALVACHSSAPPPVADHPTRIVSMLPSFTQILVAMGAGDRIVGHTSFCPAEGVRDDAVVIGAALNANFEKIVAVRADLVVAQDTMEEHVNKLRALGLQVEPLPAETIDHACNAAVRLGQLLGLETEGRQVAADMRGGLDAVRRSVARQKLVRALMVVGHTPGELRDITVAAGKTFLNELLQVAGGINVAADAPALYPKYSTEEILRANPEVIFIFVPQIKPDPQTAPRELALWRTLSYLQAMKQNRVHVITDRFALSPGTDMAATAKKMAALLHPETP from the coding sequence ATGAAACTACGGTGGTGGCTGCCTCTGTTGCTGATCGCGCTTGTCGCCTGCCACAGCAGCGCGCCGCCGCCGGTCGCCGATCATCCCACGCGCATCGTGTCCATGCTGCCGAGCTTCACCCAAATCCTCGTGGCCATGGGCGCCGGAGACCGCATCGTCGGTCACACGTCGTTCTGCCCGGCCGAGGGTGTACGCGACGATGCAGTGGTAATCGGCGCCGCGCTCAACGCCAACTTCGAAAAGATCGTCGCCGTGCGGGCCGATCTCGTCGTCGCGCAGGACACCATGGAAGAGCATGTGAACAAGCTGCGGGCGTTGGGCCTGCAAGTGGAGCCTTTGCCGGCGGAGACCATCGACCACGCGTGCAACGCCGCCGTGCGCCTCGGGCAGCTTCTCGGTTTGGAAACCGAGGGGCGGCAGGTCGCCGCCGACATGCGCGGCGGGTTGGACGCCGTGCGCCGCTCGGTCGCCCGTCAAAAGCTGGTGCGGGCGCTGATGGTGGTTGGGCATACGCCGGGCGAACTGCGCGACATTACCGTCGCGGCGGGGAAAACCTTCCTCAATGAACTGCTGCAAGTCGCCGGCGGGATCAACGTGGCGGCCGATGCGCCCGCGCTCTATCCCAAATACAGCACCGAAGAAATTCTGCGCGCCAACCCGGAAGTCATTTTCATCTTCGTGCCGCAAATCAAACCCGACCCCCAGACCGCGCCGCGGGAGCTGGCCTTGTGGCGAACCTTGTCCTATCTTCAGGCGATGAAACAAAACCGCGTTCATGTGATCACCGATCGCTTCGCGCTTTCGCCGGGCACCGACATGGCGGCCACGGCAAAAAAAATGGCCGCGCTGCTGCATCCGGAGACGCCGTGA
- a CDS encoding iron ABC transporter permease, whose product MQALTPSRFAARLAPFVLFLLAVLVLAPLIGNVSIDPVKAWTHRHDLAGNVDASILWLTRVPRVLLAGLVGAALALAGATLQALLRNPLAEPFTLGVSSGGAFGAVVAIKLGLDATVLGFSPVMFAALLGSIATVGIVYALARTRGVISTNLLLLAGVTISFFFAAEILLVFYLADFTETHMMLRWMMGSLDVVFHPRSLAASWGARLSFATAGLAYAAGIIALLAHAGALNQLSLGPEIARSRGVNVRRVQRLSYFGASLITGLVVALAGPIGFVGLIVPHAVRFLIGPDHRVLLPASLLAGAGFLILCDTAARSIVSGVEIPVGVLTATLGGPFFLGLLIRAKHTGRI is encoded by the coding sequence ATGCAGGCGTTGACCCCCAGTCGTTTCGCCGCGCGGCTGGCGCCCTTCGTCCTTTTCCTGCTGGCCGTGTTGGTGCTCGCGCCCCTAATCGGCAATGTATCGATCGACCCCGTGAAAGCCTGGACGCATCGCCACGATCTGGCCGGCAATGTTGACGCCTCTATCCTGTGGCTCACGCGCGTACCCCGCGTGCTGTTGGCCGGTCTCGTCGGCGCGGCGCTCGCCTTGGCCGGGGCGACGTTGCAGGCCTTGCTGCGAAATCCCCTGGCCGAACCCTTCACGCTTGGCGTGTCCTCGGGCGGCGCGTTCGGGGCGGTGGTGGCCATCAAGTTGGGACTCGATGCGACGGTGCTGGGGTTCTCCCCGGTGATGTTCGCCGCGCTGCTGGGCAGCATCGCCACGGTGGGTATTGTGTATGCCCTGGCGCGCACGCGGGGCGTGATTTCCACCAACCTGCTGCTCTTGGCGGGCGTGACGATCAGCTTCTTTTTCGCGGCGGAAATTCTGCTCGTTTTTTATCTCGCCGATTTCACCGAAACGCACATGATGCTGCGCTGGATGATGGGGTCTCTCGACGTGGTGTTTCATCCCCGCAGCCTCGCGGCGAGCTGGGGCGCGCGACTCAGTTTTGCGACGGCCGGTCTGGCGTACGCGGCCGGCATCATCGCGTTGCTGGCCCACGCGGGCGCGCTGAACCAACTGAGCCTCGGGCCGGAAATCGCCCGCAGCCGCGGCGTGAATGTGCGGCGCGTGCAACGACTCAGTTACTTCGGCGCCTCGCTGATTACCGGCCTGGTCGTGGCGCTCGCGGGCCCCATTGGCTTTGTCGGATTGATCGTTCCCCATGCGGTGCGCTTCTTGATCGGCCCCGACCACCGCGTCTTGCTGCCCGCCTCCTTGCTGGCCGGGGCGGGTTTTCTCATCTTGTGCGACACGGCGGCGCGATCGATTGTCTCGGGCGTGGAGATTCCCGTCGGCGTGCTGACCGCGACCCTCGGCGGTCCCTTCTTTCTTGGCTTGTTGATCCGCGCCAAGCACACAGGCCGCATTTAG
- a CDS encoding heme ABC transporter ATP-binding protein, with protein sequence MRFRVAGLRFAYRVKPVLSEVDLTIDAGEMVALVGPNGAGKSTLLKLLAGFLRPDAGRVAYADRPLPDWDAAELARHVALVPQHVTFYFPYTVSQFVLMARHPHRGYSPFESEADVQAASHALEATGIAELADRSVLELSGGERQRALLAAALAQEPETLLLDEPTNSLDLRHQMALLSTLRRQNEDQRLTVILVTHDLNLAARYCPRVVLLHEGRIVADGNTASILTAERIAPIYDTPVEVGRRADGVTPYLLPLEREDG encoded by the coding sequence GTGAGATTTCGCGTCGCCGGCCTGCGCTTCGCCTACCGCGTCAAGCCTGTTTTGAGCGAGGTCGACCTGACCATCGACGCCGGAGAAATGGTCGCCCTCGTCGGCCCCAACGGCGCGGGGAAATCCACGCTGCTGAAACTGCTGGCCGGGTTTTTGCGTCCCGACGCCGGGCGCGTTGCTTATGCCGATCGGCCGCTGCCGGATTGGGACGCCGCGGAACTGGCCCGGCACGTGGCGCTCGTCCCGCAGCATGTCACCTTTTACTTCCCCTACACGGTCTCGCAATTCGTGCTCATGGCCAGGCACCCGCACCGCGGCTATTCGCCCTTTGAAAGCGAGGCCGACGTGCAAGCTGCCAGCCACGCCCTGGAAGCCACGGGCATCGCCGAACTGGCTGACCGCAGTGTCCTCGAGTTGTCCGGCGGCGAGCGGCAACGCGCCCTGCTGGCCGCCGCGCTCGCTCAAGAGCCCGAAACCCTGTTGCTCGACGAACCCACCAATTCCCTCGACCTGCGTCACCAGATGGCGCTGCTTTCGACCCTGCGGCGGCAAAACGAAGATCAACGCCTGACGGTCATTCTGGTCACGCACGACCTCAACCTTGCCGCGCGCTACTGCCCGCGAGTCGTGCTGCTGCACGAGGGCCGCATCGTCGCCGACGGGAACACCGCGAGCATCCTGACCGCCGAGCGCATCGCGCCGATCTACGACACGCCGGTCGAGGTCGGGCGGCGGGCCGATGGCGTCACTCCCTACTTGCTGCCGCTGGAACGGGAGGACGGTTGA